From Granulicella sp. WH15, the proteins below share one genomic window:
- a CDS encoding sugar porter family MFS transporter produces MQGTPAYRLTTASVAKPEPTVYLWGITIVAAMGGLLFGYDWVVIGGARQFYEAYFHLTSEAMIGWANSCALIGCFAGSFAAGYAGERFGRKRVLLVSAVLFAVSSGLTGWAYSFTAFICWRIVGGTAIGLSSNISPLYIAEVSPATIRGRLVSLNQFAIVVGILLAQIANWKIARPIPDHISHTLFLETWNVQYGWRWMFCAVVVPALLFTVMSLFIPESPRWLLARGGSDAAYNVLKRVGGRSYALGELANIQQTLQAEESAQASWSELWVPGVRKIVLIGAVLAVLQQWTGINILFNYAAEVYRSAGYGENDILLNIVITGAINLIFTIIAMLIVDRVGRRPMMLLGCIGVGASHLLSGLAYRAGLHGSAVLVLTLSAIACYALTLAPVTWVLISEIFPNHVRSRAVSVAVSALWVASFALTYSFPLINRALGSSGTFLGYGTICMLGAVFVFVFVPETKGKTLEEIEAKVLTSN; encoded by the coding sequence ATGCAAGGCACCCCTGCGTATCGTCTAACCACTGCTTCTGTCGCGAAGCCTGAACCTACGGTCTATCTTTGGGGTATTACGATCGTAGCGGCAATGGGCGGCCTGCTATTTGGGTACGACTGGGTTGTCATTGGAGGAGCAAGGCAGTTCTACGAAGCCTACTTTCACCTGACCTCAGAGGCGATGATCGGGTGGGCAAACAGCTGCGCACTGATCGGCTGCTTCGCCGGCTCCTTTGCTGCGGGCTATGCTGGGGAGCGCTTTGGACGGAAGCGGGTGCTTTTAGTCTCGGCAGTTCTATTCGCAGTCTCGTCCGGTCTGACGGGCTGGGCCTACTCCTTCACGGCTTTTATCTGCTGGCGGATTGTGGGAGGAACTGCAATTGGTCTCAGTTCGAACATTTCACCGTTGTACATTGCTGAGGTCAGTCCGGCGACGATACGCGGCCGACTCGTCAGTCTGAATCAATTTGCGATTGTGGTAGGTATTCTTCTGGCGCAGATAGCCAATTGGAAGATTGCTCGTCCGATCCCCGATCACATCAGTCATACTCTATTCTTGGAGACCTGGAACGTACAGTATGGATGGCGCTGGATGTTTTGCGCAGTCGTGGTCCCAGCATTGCTCTTCACGGTGATGTCGCTCTTTATTCCTGAGAGCCCGCGTTGGTTGTTGGCTCGCGGAGGCAGCGATGCGGCATACAACGTCCTGAAACGCGTAGGCGGGCGATCCTATGCGCTCGGCGAACTGGCAAACATCCAGCAAACTTTGCAGGCGGAAGAGAGCGCGCAGGCATCCTGGAGCGAGCTCTGGGTACCTGGAGTTCGGAAGATAGTGCTGATCGGAGCCGTCCTGGCTGTTCTCCAGCAGTGGACAGGAATCAATATCCTGTTCAACTACGCTGCTGAGGTCTACCGCAGTGCTGGTTATGGGGAAAATGACATCCTGCTCAATATTGTGATTACAGGCGCTATCAATCTGATCTTTACAATAATCGCCATGCTCATCGTCGATCGCGTGGGGCGACGTCCAATGATGCTCCTCGGGTGCATTGGGGTCGGCGCGTCTCACCTTCTATCGGGACTCGCCTACCGGGCTGGACTGCACGGTAGCGCAGTGCTGGTCCTGACACTTAGCGCAATTGCCTGTTACGCACTAACTTTGGCTCCAGTGACCTGGGTTCTCATCTCGGAGATATTTCCAAACCATGTACGCTCTAGGGCCGTTTCAGTCGCCGTGAGTGCTCTCTGGGTCGCATCGTTCGCCCTCACTTATAGCTTTCCTCTGATTAATCGCGCACTCGGGAGCTCAGGTACCTTCCTCGGGTACGGAACGATCTGCATGCTTGGGGCGGTCTTTGTCTTCGTCTTTGTGCCCGAGACCAAAGGTAAGACGCTTGAAGAGATTGAGGCCAAGGTTCTAACTTCTAACTAA
- a CDS encoding DUF5107 domain-containing protein, with protein MAGQKDSFVNGSAFQVVEGLPKLQLPNAPSTETGSVKAWEEPVVMRSYLPAEPDPNPLFLEKRVYQGSSGRVYPMAVIDRIDTEPRSQEWKAVHIENEFIRLMIMPEIGGRIHVGYDKLNGYDFFYRQNVIKPALVGLAGPWISGGVEFNWPQHHRPATFMPVEVSIERDEKDGSVTIWCSDQDPMVRMKGMHGVCLHPGKGFVELKVRLYNRTQDTQTFLWWANVATRVHEKYQSFFPTDVRFVADHAKRAVTEFPLSQGLYYGIDYGERSIHGVPKEEMPAHFVPDGSYAPNDLSWYANIPVPTSYMIANSKGDFAGGYDHAADAGMVHVANHHISPGKKQWTWGNHEFGYAWDRSLTDSDGPYVELMSGVYTDNQPDFSFLAPGETKTFSQFWYPLREIGVPDLANTEAAVRAEILPGRVAVHLLVTRPLSQATLSVKLEGGEIGSWHGELRPESPLHKEFPIGGDTIGLEIVLKIGEGADEQVILRFAPEEIIAAPSPIVAVEPDLPHDIQSNDELYLIGLHLEQYRHATRHPEDYWLEAVRRDSEDSRSNHALGRWHMRRGEFEVAERYLRVAIARLTERNPNPYDGEPHYNLGLTLSFQGKEAEAYDAFYKSTWNAAWRGPAYHRLGEIDARRHQWKLALDHLERSLRADADNLNARNLKAVMLRRLGRDEEAHACLEATRQLDPLDNWSRYLLSGAAPKNGQQRLDFGLDLVRSGLLEEARDVLSHGRIEGRDGAGTMLLYTLAHVYFLLDDAEKGMDTYRFAAAADRVYVFPNRLEEFQVLKAAIERNPIDSRAPYYLGNLLYDRCRHEEAIEQWERATKLDADNATAWRNLGIAYYNVLGDGDKSRHAFERARETAPSDARIVYEQDQLMKRTGVSPELRLAALRQHRNLVASRDDLAVELASLYNQVGLPEEALKVLLNRRFQPWEGGEGLVLSQYVRANLLLGQKALTAGDPTEATLRFEAAWNPPQSISEAKHLLMNLSMIDYWLGVSFDANQDRERAVLHWRRAAKHRGDFQQMQVHAISENTYWSALALSSLGLEEEARELFQQIYDYSIELESQTPKIDYFATSLPAMLLFDEDMIRRQEITAKFLRAQALFGLGRADKGAELLAEVRSLDANHAAAADLQSTIETAVR; from the coding sequence ATGGCAGGACAAAAGGATTCGTTCGTCAACGGCAGTGCTTTCCAGGTGGTGGAAGGGCTTCCGAAGTTGCAGTTGCCAAACGCACCGTCTACTGAAACGGGTTCAGTGAAGGCTTGGGAGGAGCCGGTGGTGATGCGGTCCTATCTGCCTGCGGAGCCTGACCCGAATCCGTTGTTTCTCGAAAAAAGAGTTTATCAGGGCAGCAGCGGTCGGGTCTATCCGATGGCGGTCATCGACCGGATCGATACGGAACCGCGATCGCAGGAGTGGAAGGCCGTCCACATCGAAAATGAGTTCATTCGACTGATGATTATGCCGGAGATTGGCGGCCGCATTCACGTCGGGTACGACAAACTCAATGGCTATGACTTCTTCTATCGTCAGAACGTGATCAAGCCTGCACTGGTTGGTCTTGCCGGCCCTTGGATCTCCGGGGGAGTGGAGTTCAACTGGCCGCAGCATCACCGGCCAGCGACGTTCATGCCGGTAGAAGTATCGATTGAACGCGATGAAAAGGATGGATCAGTCACGATCTGGTGCAGCGATCAGGACCCCATGGTGCGGATGAAGGGGATGCATGGAGTTTGTCTGCACCCGGGCAAAGGCTTTGTCGAGCTTAAAGTTCGTCTCTACAATCGAACGCAGGATACGCAAACATTTCTGTGGTGGGCAAACGTCGCGACCCGGGTCCACGAGAAGTATCAGTCGTTTTTTCCTACTGACGTCCGGTTCGTTGCAGACCACGCTAAGCGCGCTGTCACCGAGTTCCCCCTTAGCCAGGGACTCTACTATGGGATTGACTATGGCGAGCGCTCGATTCATGGGGTCCCGAAGGAAGAGATGCCTGCGCACTTCGTGCCCGATGGTTCGTATGCGCCCAATGATCTGAGTTGGTACGCGAACATCCCTGTTCCGACGAGCTACATGATTGCGAACTCAAAGGGAGATTTTGCTGGTGGCTACGATCACGCCGCCGATGCTGGCATGGTCCATGTTGCGAATCACCATATCTCCCCCGGCAAGAAGCAGTGGACCTGGGGAAATCATGAGTTTGGGTACGCCTGGGATCGAAGCCTCACCGACTCCGACGGACCCTACGTCGAATTGATGTCTGGAGTCTATACAGATAACCAGCCCGACTTTTCATTTTTGGCTCCGGGAGAGACGAAGACGTTTAGTCAGTTCTGGTATCCCCTTCGAGAAATCGGCGTACCGGATCTTGCAAATACAGAGGCCGCGGTTCGGGCGGAAATTCTTCCCGGCAGGGTCGCGGTTCACTTGCTTGTGACTCGTCCACTGTCCCAAGCTACGCTATCGGTCAAGCTCGAGGGCGGCGAGATCGGATCATGGCATGGAGAGTTGAGGCCCGAGTCCCCACTCCATAAGGAGTTTCCTATAGGGGGGGACACTATAGGGCTGGAAATCGTGCTCAAGATCGGCGAAGGCGCTGACGAACAGGTCATTCTCCGATTCGCACCAGAAGAGATCATAGCGGCACCTAGTCCGATTGTGGCTGTTGAGCCGGACCTGCCTCACGACATCCAATCGAACGACGAGTTATACCTCATCGGACTACACCTGGAGCAATACAGGCACGCGACTCGGCATCCGGAGGATTACTGGCTTGAGGCTGTTCGTCGAGACAGCGAAGACAGCCGATCCAACCATGCGTTAGGCCGCTGGCATATGAGGCGCGGTGAATTTGAGGTCGCGGAACGCTATCTTCGCGTGGCTATTGCGAGATTGACGGAGCGCAACCCCAATCCGTACGACGGTGAGCCGCACTACAATCTGGGACTGACGCTCAGCTTCCAGGGAAAAGAGGCCGAAGCGTACGACGCGTTCTACAAGTCAACATGGAATGCCGCCTGGCGCGGACCTGCATACCATCGTCTTGGCGAGATCGATGCGAGGAGGCATCAATGGAAGTTGGCGCTAGACCATCTCGAGCGTTCTCTACGCGCGGATGCTGACAATCTGAATGCGCGCAATCTAAAGGCTGTGATGCTGCGGCGACTTGGAAGAGACGAGGAAGCCCACGCCTGTCTTGAGGCAACTCGTCAACTCGACCCTCTGGACAACTGGAGCCGCTACCTCTTGTCGGGCGCGGCTCCGAAGAACGGACAGCAGCGGTTGGACTTCGGGCTCGACCTGGTTCGATCTGGCCTGCTCGAAGAGGCCAGGGATGTGCTTTCTCATGGAAGAATCGAAGGGCGAGATGGAGCGGGTACCATGTTGCTCTACACACTCGCGCACGTCTACTTCCTGCTCGACGATGCAGAGAAGGGAATGGACACCTATCGGTTCGCAGCTGCCGCTGATAGAGTCTATGTATTCCCCAACAGGCTCGAGGAGTTCCAGGTTCTGAAGGCTGCGATCGAGCGGAATCCCATAGATTCGCGCGCACCATACTACCTCGGGAACCTGCTCTACGACCGGTGCCGCCACGAAGAGGCGATTGAACAATGGGAGCGCGCGACTAAGCTGGATGCCGATAATGCTACGGCGTGGCGCAATCTCGGTATCGCCTACTACAACGTCCTTGGCGACGGTGATAAGTCGCGACATGCCTTTGAGCGAGCGCGGGAGACAGCCCCCTCGGATGCTCGCATCGTATATGAGCAAGACCAGTTGATGAAGCGTACCGGAGTGTCTCCTGAGCTCAGGCTCGCCGCGCTCAGGCAGCACCGCAATCTTGTGGCTTCCCGCGATGATCTTGCGGTTGAACTGGCTTCGCTCTATAACCAGGTTGGGTTGCCCGAAGAAGCTTTGAAGGTATTGCTCAACCGGAGATTTCAACCGTGGGAAGGTGGGGAAGGACTTGTGCTATCGCAGTATGTCCGTGCCAACCTTCTACTCGGTCAGAAGGCTTTGACGGCTGGCGATCCTACGGAGGCTACCTTGCGATTCGAAGCGGCCTGGAATCCTCCGCAGAGCATCAGCGAGGCGAAGCATCTACTCATGAATCTCAGCATGATTGACTATTGGCTGGGTGTCAGTTTCGACGCCAACCAGGATCGAGAGCGGGCAGTCTTGCACTGGAGGCGGGCTGCAAAGCATCGCGGTGACTTTCAGCAGATGCAGGTCCATGCTATTTCGGAGAATACCTACTGGAGCGCCCTGGCGCTTTCCAGTCTGGGGCTGGAGGAGGAGGCGCGCGAGTTGTTTCAGCAGATCTATGACTATTCGATCGAGCTCGAGAGCCAAACTCCCAAGATCGATTACTTCGCGACCTCGCTTCCGGCGATGCTGCTGTTTGATGAGGATATGATCCGTCGACAGGAAATTACGGCCAAATTCCTTCGAGCCCAGGCTCTATTCGGTCTGGGGCGCGCGGACAAAGGGGCGGAGTTGCTGGCCGAGGTGAGAAGCCTTGACGCAAACCATGCCGCAGCTGCAGATTTGCAGTCGACTATCGAAACGGCCGTGAGGTAG